From Calidithermus timidus DSM 17022, a single genomic window includes:
- a CDS encoding single-stranded-DNA-specific exonuclease RecJ, whose protein sequence is MIWKFRPWPIRSELEPLLKLGIPPLAAAICYNRGFRTPQDLDPPLTLLPLRGLEEAARRVLQALERGERIRIHGDYDADGLTGTAVLLLGLGRLGADIHAFVPHRLEEGYGVLMDRIPEHIEACDLFITVDCGISNHAELRELTENGVSVLVTDHHSPGQVHPPGILVHPMLTPELEGQPHPTGSGVAFLLLWKIYEMLGKPAPIEYADLACIGTIADVAPLRGFNRALVRRGLEQLRHSQHPGLAALAAEHCKSYSASEVAFRIAPRINAASRLGQAELALELLTTRDPLQARPLADALSLLNARRQRIEEEMLQRIWPTLDPDAPALVIEDASGHPGVMGIVASRVLEAFYKPVFIIAGGKGSVRSTPGISAVGALRFAASHLERYGGHAQAAGFAIAEGHIPAFREAIYAYASQFPPPQPLIELDGVLEGEDLEALYAALQLLEPYGEGNPEPLFLFSGKPESVRTMGEGGKHLSFRLGGLRVVKWKDNGERLPTGEIELAASLTHNDWNGERSLELRAVAYREAGQARSWIRPRPFRLALQEVLQSKAPVFVGAEGAWWFVDRGVPVVSAAQAVYWFALPAEPVRMEVDDPLSGQPMAVHQQDDPLSGQPMAVHQQDDPLRDGASSVHQGVRLALSEKALEALRREAQAYGLEGLAKNLIFAYQYGHPQLLADALEAWWDLTKPLTCTS, encoded by the coding sequence TCGAGCGCGGCGAGCGCATCCGTATCCACGGCGACTACGACGCCGACGGCCTCACCGGTACGGCGGTACTGTTGCTGGGGCTGGGTAGACTGGGGGCCGACATCCACGCCTTCGTGCCCCACCGGCTCGAGGAGGGCTACGGCGTGCTGATGGACCGCATCCCCGAACACATCGAAGCCTGCGACCTGTTTATCACCGTAGATTGCGGTATTTCCAACCATGCCGAGCTGCGCGAGCTCACCGAGAACGGGGTCTCGGTGCTGGTCACCGACCACCACAGCCCGGGGCAGGTCCACCCTCCGGGCATCCTCGTCCACCCCATGCTCACCCCGGAACTCGAGGGCCAGCCCCACCCCACCGGTTCGGGTGTGGCCTTCTTGTTGCTGTGGAAGATCTACGAGATGCTGGGCAAGCCCGCTCCCATCGAGTATGCCGACCTGGCCTGCATCGGCACCATCGCCGACGTGGCCCCCTTGCGGGGCTTCAACCGGGCGCTGGTGCGGCGGGGCCTCGAGCAGCTTCGTCACAGCCAGCACCCGGGGCTGGCCGCCCTGGCTGCTGAGCACTGCAAGAGCTACAGCGCCAGCGAGGTGGCTTTCCGCATCGCTCCCCGCATCAACGCCGCCAGTCGCTTAGGGCAGGCCGAGCTGGCCCTGGAATTGCTCACTACCCGTGATCCCCTGCAAGCCCGGCCCCTCGCAGATGCCCTCTCCCTGCTCAACGCCCGACGCCAGCGCATCGAGGAGGAGATGCTGCAGCGTATCTGGCCCACCCTCGACCCCGATGCCCCTGCGCTGGTCATCGAAGACGCCAGCGGCCATCCCGGCGTGATGGGCATCGTGGCCAGCCGGGTGCTCGAGGCCTTCTACAAGCCGGTGTTCATCATCGCCGGGGGCAAGGGTAGCGTGCGCAGCACCCCCGGCATCAGCGCGGTCGGGGCGCTGCGCTTTGCCGCTTCCCACCTCGAGCGCTACGGCGGTCACGCCCAGGCCGCCGGATTTGCCATCGCCGAAGGGCACATCCCGGCCTTCCGCGAGGCCATCTATGCCTACGCCTCCCAGTTTCCTCCGCCCCAGCCACTGATCGAGCTCGACGGGGTGTTGGAGGGGGAAGACCTGGAGGCTCTCTACGCCGCTTTGCAGCTGCTCGAGCCCTACGGTGAGGGTAACCCTGAGCCGTTGTTCTTGTTCAGCGGCAAGCCCGAGAGCGTGCGCACCATGGGCGAGGGCGGCAAGCACCTGTCGTTTCGCCTGGGCGGTTTGCGGGTGGTCAAGTGGAAGGACAACGGCGAACGTCTGCCCACCGGAGAGATCGAACTTGCCGCCAGCCTGACCCACAACGACTGGAACGGAGAGCGTAGCCTCGAGCTGCGCGCCGTGGCCTACCGCGAGGCGGGACAGGCTCGAAGCTGGATTCGGCCCCGGCCCTTCAGGCTCGCCCTCCAGGAAGTGTTGCAAAGCAAAGCCCCCGTTTTTGTCGGCGCAGAGGGGGCTTGGTGGTTTGTCGATCGGGGTGTTCCGGTGGTGAGTGCCGCGCAGGCTGTCTACTGGTTTGCCCTGCCCGCAGAGCCTGTGCGGATGGAGGTGGACGATCCCCTATCGGGACAGCCTATGGCTGTGCACCAACAGGACGATCCCCTATCGGGACAGCCTATGGCTGTGCACCAACAGGACGATCCCCTTCGGGACGGAGCGAGCTCCGTGCACCAGGGGGTTCGCTTAGCCCTAAGCGAGAAAGCCTTGGAGGCCCTGCGTCGGGAGGCCCAGGCTTACGGCCTGGAGGGATTGGCTAAAAATCTGATTTTTGCTTACCAGTATGGCCACCCCCAATTGCTCGCCGATGCCCTGGAAGCGTGGTGGGATCTTACAAAACCGCTGACTTGCACTTCGTAA